One window from the genome of Oryctolagus cuniculus chromosome 1, mOryCun1.1, whole genome shotgun sequence encodes:
- the LOC100338631 gene encoding mas-related G-protein coupled receptor member X2-like, with protein MLSIALAGLAGNAAVLWLLGFRMRRNAFSVYVLNLAAADFFFLCVSVVLSHFSLFSTAVPHFLTSVWNFFYLTGLSIISAISTERCLSVLWPIWYRCHRPRRLSAAICALLWALSLVLSFLEGYSCGFLFSDWEPSTCRSFEFLAAAWLILLFLILSVSSLALLLRILCGSQRFPLTRLYVTVLLTALVFLLFGMPDGIHWYLLFWIAGFYNNSHAYFNQVTQVLSCVNSSANPIIYFFVGSFRQQRRGQTLKQVLQRALQDAPEMGESGSGLPQGTPEMSGSSLL; from the coding sequence ATGCTCTCCATTGCCCTCGCTGGGCTGGCTGGAAACGCGGCTgtgctctggctcctgggcttccgCATGCGCAGAAACGCCTTCTCCGTTTACGTCCTCAACCTGGCAGCAGCGGACTTCTTCTTCCTCTGCGTCAGCGTTGTGCTTTCTCACTTCAGTTTGTTCTCCACCGCAGTCCCTCATTTCTTAACCTCTGTGTGGAATTTTTTCTACCTTACCGGTCTGAGCATAATCAGCGCCATTAGCACCGAGCGCTGCTTGTCCGTCCTGTGGCCCATTTGGTACCGCTGCCACCGGCCCAGACGCCTGTCAGCTGCCATATGTGCCCTGCTCTGGGCCCTGTCCCTGGTGTTGAGCTTCCTGGAAGGGTACAGTTGTGGTTTCCTGTTTAGCGATTGGGAACCTTCTACATGTCGGTCATTTGAATTTCTCGCTGCAGCGTGGctgatattattatttttgatcCTCTCTGTGTCCAGTCTGGCCCTGCTGCTCAGGATCCTCTGTGGCTCACAGAGGTTTCCCCTGACCAGGCTGTATGTGACTGTCCTGCTCACAGCTCTGGTCTTTCTCCTATTTGGCATGCCCGATGGCATCCATTGGTATCTCTTATTCTGGATTGCTGGATTTTATAATAATTCCCATGCCTATTTTAACCAGGTTACACAGGTCCTGTCCTGTGTTAACAGTTCTGCCAACCCTATCATTTACTTCTTCGTGGGCTCCTTTAGACAGCAGCGGAGGGGACAGACGCTGAAGCAGGTTCTCCAGAGAGCTCTGCAGGACGCTCCTGAGATGGGTGAAAGTGGAAGCGGGCTTCCCCAGGGAACCCCAGAGATGTCGGGGAGCAGCCTGCTGTAG